Proteins from a genomic interval of Bosea sp. PAMC 26642:
- a CDS encoding sugar ABC transporter permease — protein sequence MTARTPLSAIALVGPVQLMVGCVIFLPAIYVFWLSLNQSSFGQAATFVGLANYAKVLAIPISGGRWSTP from the coding sequence ATGACCGCCCGCACGCCACTGTCAGCCATCGCGCTCGTCGGCCCTGTTCAGCTCATGGTCGGCTGCGTCATCTTCCTGCCGGCGATCTACGTGTTCTGGCTCAGCCTGAACCAGTCCTCCTTCGGCCAGGCGGCGACATTCGTCGGATTAGCGAATTACGCGAAGGTGCTGGCGATCCCTATTTCTGGCGGGCGCTGGTCAACACCGTGA
- a CDS encoding sugar ABC transporter permease, which produces MIVVAIVVHVELLIGLGMALFFASGVPFRPILLAIVLAPYAVSEVSAVVMWRYLFEPEVGMMSQMLGFSGCRRSNGR; this is translated from the coding sequence GTGATCGTCGTCGCGATCGTCGTGCATGTCGAATTGCTGATCGGCCTCGGCATGGCGCTGTTCTTCGCGTCGGGCGTGCCGTTCCGGCCGATCCTGCTCGCCATCGTGCTCGCCCCCTATGCGGTCAGCGAAGTCTCGGCGGTGGTGATGTGGCGCTATCTGTTCGAGCCCGAAGTCGGGATGATGAGCCAGATGCTCGGCTTTTCGGGCTGCCGCCGATCGAATGGGCGGTGA
- a CDS encoding FadR/GntR family transcriptional regulator, giving the protein MLNRADVLADIDADPFGGTDVVPTRLGDALIARITEAIHDGRLKPGDALPSEARIAASFGVSKPIAREAIRQLAAMGVVNIQQGKVTRVQALDAAPLDRFFRFAVRGRKTGLTEAVELRRILEPPIAAHSAQRRSDADVERLDFILARMEAALGDVPRWIEADLDFHEAVAASSGNRLLDFQIRGLRPVIREVMEIFNSREARTQADWRRTYQRHVLVVDAIRAGDAQAATLAMNKHFEAAEAAIAELATSREDTHDQKHRARP; this is encoded by the coding sequence GTGCTGAACCGCGCCGACGTGCTTGCCGATATCGACGCCGACCCGTTCGGCGGCACCGATGTCGTGCCGACGCGGCTGGGCGACGCCCTGATCGCCCGCATCACCGAGGCGATCCATGACGGCAGGCTGAAGCCGGGCGATGCACTGCCTTCGGAGGCGCGCATCGCCGCCTCCTTCGGCGTCAGCAAGCCGATCGCGCGCGAGGCCATCCGCCAGCTCGCTGCGATGGGGGTGGTCAACATCCAGCAGGGCAAGGTCACCCGGGTCCAGGCGCTCGACGCCGCTCCGCTCGACCGCTTTTTTCGCTTCGCCGTGCGCGGCCGCAAGACCGGCCTGACCGAGGCCGTCGAGCTGCGCCGCATCCTCGAGCCGCCGATTGCCGCCCATAGCGCGCAGCGGCGCTCCGACGCCGATGTCGAACGGCTCGATTTCATCCTCGCAAGAATGGAGGCGGCGCTCGGTGACGTGCCACGCTGGATCGAGGCCGATCTCGACTTTCACGAGGCGGTCGCGGCCTCCTCCGGCAATCGCCTGCTCGACTTCCAGATCAGGGGCTTGAGGCCGGTGATCCGCGAGGTCATGGAAATCTTCAATTCGCGCGAGGCGCGCACGCAGGCCGACTGGCGCCGGACCTATCAACGTCATGTCCTCGTCGTGGATGCCATCCGGGCAGGCGACGCGCAGGCGGCTACCCTCGCCATGAACAAGCATTTCGAAGCGGCAGAAGCCGCCATCGCGGAACTCGCGACATCCCGGGAGGATACTCATGACCAGAAGCACAGGGCTCGACCGTAG
- a CDS encoding mandelate racemase/muconate lactonizing enzyme family protein, which produces MTARCIARIESHPLRVTLAKAQRTSQGDFPAIEIVVVEVTTSDGLVGVGEALARRGAAGYARLIDEVLTPRLLGKDPADRRAHWKAMRGALTGRPGGQLVEAISAIDIALWDIAGKAAGVPIHKLLGGIGRTDVAAYASSINWLDDTTVEAEVTAALQAGFREIKVKLGHPLKDAVARAKFIRKLAGDDIALYVDANWAYDVDDAMVVGKALCDLGYGFFEEPILPHDRDGYRRLAQHLPIRLAAGESDYVASEALNMLQDRSIGLIQPDVTRSGRHHRDLAHRRTRCELQHRLRPACRLVGRDLRRRQPAARGGSRDLPHLRVHGLCEPAARRLHAAGSGRGLSAGGWQARRAAGSGAGDRDRSRRAQALPDRVRRAMDSSTTSCSNLRRHPGQAAQPRRSGIHHKARRRSRMDPGSALRLPGMTARLIARVGNP; this is translated from the coding sequence ATGACCGCCCGCTGCATCGCCAGAATCGAATCCCATCCGCTGCGGGTTACGCTCGCCAAGGCGCAGCGCACCTCGCAAGGCGACTTTCCGGCGATCGAGATCGTCGTCGTGGAGGTGACGACCAGCGACGGACTCGTCGGCGTCGGCGAGGCGCTGGCGCGGCGGGGCGCGGCCGGCTATGCGCGGCTGATCGACGAGGTGCTGACGCCGCGGCTGCTCGGCAAGGACCCGGCCGACCGGCGCGCGCATTGGAAGGCGATGCGCGGCGCGCTCACAGGCCGGCCCGGCGGCCAGCTCGTCGAGGCGATCTCGGCGATCGACATCGCGCTCTGGGACATCGCCGGCAAGGCGGCAGGCGTTCCGATCCACAAGCTGCTCGGCGGCATCGGCAGAACCGACGTCGCAGCCTATGCCTCCTCGATCAACTGGCTCGACGACACCACGGTCGAGGCCGAGGTCACCGCTGCGCTGCAGGCCGGCTTCCGCGAGATCAAGGTAAAGCTCGGCCACCCGCTGAAGGACGCCGTGGCGCGCGCGAAGTTCATCCGCAAGCTCGCCGGCGACGACATCGCCCTCTATGTCGATGCCAATTGGGCCTATGACGTCGATGACGCGATGGTCGTCGGCAAGGCATTGTGCGATCTCGGCTACGGCTTCTTCGAGGAGCCGATCCTGCCGCATGACCGCGATGGCTATCGGCGGCTGGCGCAGCATCTGCCGATCCGGCTCGCTGCGGGCGAGAGCGACTATGTCGCCTCCGAGGCGCTGAACATGCTGCAGGACCGCTCGATCGGGCTGATCCAGCCCGATGTGACGCGCTCGGGGCGGCATCACCGAGACCTGGCGCATCGCCGAACTCGCTGCGAGCTTCAACACCGCTTACGCCCCGCATGTCGGCTGGTCGGGCGCGATCTGCGTCGCCGCCAGCCTGCAGCTCGCGGCGGCAGCCGAGACCTTCCGCACCTTCGAGTGCATGGTCTATGCGAACCCGCTGCGCGACGCCTTCACGCAGCCGGTAGTGGGCGAGGGCTTTCAGCTGGTGGATGGCAGGCTCGCCGTGCCGCAGGGTCCGGGGCTGGGGATCGCGATCGATCGCGACGCGCTCAAGCGCTTCCGGATCGCGTGAGGCGGGCTATGGATTCCAGCACCACCAGCTGTTCCAACCTCCGCCGTCATCCCGGACAAGCGGCGCAGCCGCGCCGATCCGGGATCCATCATAAGGCTCGTCGGCGTTCTAGGATGGATCCCGGGTCTGCGCTTCGCTTGCCCGGGATGACGGCGCGTTTGATCGCAAGGGTTGGCAACCCATGA
- a CDS encoding ABC transporter substrate-binding protein: MTRSTGLDRRQLIGGMAGVSLAGFGAPAFAQAGPLNVFAHRVMQTVSTGAQGGDITKDWAQKNGTTIQWTTFDTGPLQERLFREASLSESSVDVGFLLNTQAIPRAANLFEPLDDYLRRDPIEDAADIFPGLTEGMKVGGKQLAVPFRHASSGLHYNEEILAEKGFSRPPASIEEMVEIAKACTYRRADGTATVGLCMPGVTYPNVIDIARAWDGDFITPDFKCVADQPPMLNAIKLLRALFEAGAFPRIFATLSPEDVNVWMQTGRAAMSLQSMGRNRIYNDPQKSKFPGRIKTSRPPRALAAPLPRSTSADRCRSGCGPCSAGSSRRGRSASRH, from the coding sequence ATGACCAGAAGCACAGGGCTCGACCGTAGGCAGCTTATCGGCGGCATGGCAGGCGTCAGCCTCGCCGGATTCGGTGCTCCGGCCTTCGCACAGGCCGGGCCGCTCAACGTCTTCGCGCACCGCGTCATGCAGACGGTCTCGACCGGCGCGCAGGGCGGCGACATCACGAAGGACTGGGCCCAAAAGAACGGTACCACGATCCAGTGGACCACCTTCGACACCGGCCCGTTGCAGGAGCGCCTGTTCCGCGAGGCGAGCCTGTCGGAAAGCTCGGTCGATGTCGGCTTCCTGCTCAACACGCAGGCCATTCCGCGCGCCGCCAACCTGTTCGAGCCGCTCGACGATTATCTCAGGCGCGATCCGATCGAGGATGCCGCAGACATCTTTCCGGGGCTGACGGAGGGCATGAAGGTCGGCGGCAAGCAGCTCGCCGTGCCGTTCCGCCACGCCTCGTCGGGGCTGCACTACAATGAGGAGATCCTGGCCGAAAAGGGTTTCTCCAGGCCGCCGGCCTCGATCGAGGAAATGGTCGAGATCGCCAAGGCCTGCACCTATCGCCGGGCGGACGGCACCGCCACCGTCGGCCTGTGCATGCCGGGCGTGACCTATCCCAACGTGATCGACATCGCCCGCGCCTGGGACGGCGATTTCATCACGCCCGATTTCAAATGCGTCGCCGATCAGCCGCCGATGCTGAACGCGATCAAGCTGCTGCGCGCCCTGTTCGAGGCGGGTGCCTTCCCGCGCATCTTCGCGACGCTCTCACCCGAGGACGTCAATGTCTGGATGCAGACCGGCCGCGCCGCGATGAGCCTGCAGAGCATGGGCCGCAACCGGATCTACAACGATCCGCAGAAGTCGAAATTCCCCGGCAGGATCAAGACGTCGCGGCCGCCTCGAGCGCTGGCGGCGCCGCTGCCCCGATCGACTTCTGCGGATCGTTGTAGATCCGGTTGCGGCCCATGCTCTGCAGGCTCATCGCGGCGCGGCCGGTCTGCATCCAGACATTGA